A stretch of Canis lupus baileyi chromosome 7, mCanLup2.hap1, whole genome shotgun sequence DNA encodes these proteins:
- the SPDEF gene encoding SAM pointed domain-containing Ets transcription factor, protein MGSASPGLSSVSPSRLLLPPDTLLRTGLEKAAVGAVAPERRDWSPSPPATPEQGLSTFYLSYFDMLYPEDSSWAAKGPGASAREEPSEDPEQCPVIDSQAPGGSLDLAPGGLTLEEHSLEQVQSMVVGEVLKDIETACKLLNITADPVDWSPGNVQKWLLWTEHQYRLPPVGKAFQELGGKELCAMSEEQFRQRSPLGGDVLHAHLDIWKSAAWMKERTSPGTVHYCASTSEDSWTDSEVDSSCSGQPIHLWQFLKELLLKPHSYGRFIRWLNKEKGIFKIEDSAQVARLWGIRKNRPAMNYDKLSRSIRQYYKKGIIRKPDISQRLVYQFVHPI, encoded by the exons ATGGGCAGCGCCAGCCCCGGCCTGAGCAGCGTGTCCCCCAGCCGCCTCCTGCTGCCCCCTGACACCTTGCTGCGGACAGGCCTGGAAAAGGCGGCCGTGGGGGCAGTGGCCCCTGAGAGACGGGACTGGAGCCCTAGCCCACCTGCCACACCTGAGCAGGGCCTGTCCACCTTCTACCTCTCCTACTTTGACATGCTGTACCCTGAGGACAGTAGCTGGGCCGCCAAGGGCCCCGGGGCCAGCGCTCGGGAGGAgccatctgaggaccctgagcaGTGCCCGGTCATCGACAGCCAAGCTCCTGGGGGCAGCCTGGACTTGGCACCGGGGGGGCTGACCCTGGAGGAGCACTCCCTGGAGCAGGTGCAGTCCATGGTGGTGGGCGAGGTGCTTAAGGACATCGAGACAGCCTGTaagctgctcaacatcactgCAG ACCCCGTGGACTGGAGCCCTGGCAACGTGCAGAAGTGGCTCCTGTGGACGGAGCACCAGTACCGGCTGCCGCCTGTGGGCAAGGCCTTCCAGGAGCTGGGGGGCAAGGAGCTGTGTGCCATGTCAGAGGAGCAGTTCCGCCAGCGCTCACCTCTGGGTGGGGACGTGCTGCACGCCCACCTGGACATCTGGAAGTCAG CGGCCTGGATGAAAGAGAGGACTTCTCCTGGGACCGTTCACTACTGCG CCTCGACCAGCGAGGACAGCTGGACCGACAGCGAGGTGGACTCCTCGTGCTCCGGGCAGCCCATCCACCTGTGGCAGTTTCTCAAGGAGCTGCTGCTCAAGCCGCACAGCTACGGCCGCTTCATCCGGTGGCTCAACAAAGAGAAGG GCATCTTCAAGATTGAGGACTCCGCCCAGGTGGCCCGGCTATGGGGCATCCGCAAGAACAGGCCTGCCATGAACTACGACAAGCTGAGCCGCTCCATCCGCCAGTATTACAAGAAGGGCATCATCCGGAAGCCAGACATCTCCCAACGCCTCGTCTACCAGTTCGTGCACCCCATCTGA
- the PACSIN1 gene encoding protein kinase C and casein kinase substrate in neurons protein 1, whose product MSGSYDEASLAPEETTDSFWEVGNYKRTVKRIDDGHRLCNDLMNCVQERAKIEKAYAQQLTDWAKRWRQLIEKGPQYGSLERAWGAIMTEADKVSELHQEVKNNLLNEDLEKVKNWQKDAYHKQIMGGFKETKEAEDGFRKAQKPWAKKMKELEAAKKAYHLACKEEKLAMTREMNSKTEQSVTPEQQKKLQDKVDKCKQDVQKTQEKYEKVLDDVGKTTPQYMEGMEQVFEQCQQFEEKRLVFLKEVLLDIKRHLNLAENSSYVHVYRELEQAIRGADAQDDLRWFRSTSGPGMPMNWPQFEEWNPDLPHTATKKEKQPKKAEGVTLTNATGVVETTSQAGDRGSVSSYDRGQPYATEWSDDESGNPFGGNEANGGSNPFEDDAKGVRVRALYDYDGQEQDELSFKAGDELTKLGEEDEQGWCRGRLDSGQLGLYPANYVEAI is encoded by the exons ATGTCTGGCTCCTACGACGAGGCCTCGCTAGCTCCGGAGGAGACCACTGACAGCTTCTGGGAG GTGGGGAACTACAAGCGGACGGTGAAGCGCATCGACGACGGCCACCGCCTGTGTAACGACCTGATGAACTGCGTGCAGGAGCGCGCCAAGATCGAGAAGGCGTACGCACAGCAGCTCACCGACTGGGCCAAGCGCTGGCGCCAGCTCATCGAGAAAG GGCCACAGTATGGCAGCCTGGAGAGGGCCTGGGGTGCCATCATGACAGAGGCGGACAAGGTGAGCGAACTGCACCAGGAAGTAAAGAACAATCTGCTGAATGAGGACCTGGAGAAGGTCAAGAACTGGCAAAAGGATGCCTATCACAAGCAGATCATGGGCGGCTTCAAGGAGACCAAGGAGGCTGAAGACGGCTTCCGCAAGGCCCAGAAGCCCTGGGCCAAGAAGATGAAGGAG CTAGAGGCAGCGAAGAAGGCCTACCATCTGGCCTGCAAGGAGGAGAAGCTGGCCATGACACGGGAGATGAACAGCAAGACGGAGCAGTCAGTGACGCCCGAGCAGCAGAAGAAGCTGCAGGACAAAGTGGACAAGTGCAAGCAGGATGTCCAGAAG ACGCAGGAGAAGTATGAGAAGGTGCTGGATGACGTGGGCAAGACCACACCCCAGTACATGGAGGGCATGGAGCAGGTGTTCGAACAGTGCCAGCAGTTTGAGGAAAAGCGGCTGGTCTTCCTCAAGGAGGTGCTGCTGGACATCAAACGTCACCTAAACCTAGCTGAGAATAGCAG CTATGTCCATGTGTATCGGGAGCTGGAGCAGGCTATCCGGGGGGCCGATGCCCAGGATGACCTCAGGTGGTTCCGCAGCACCAGCGGCCCTGGTATGCCCATGAACTGGCCCCAGTTTGAG GAGTGGAACCCAGACCTTCCTCACACTGCCaccaagaaagagaaacagcCCAAGAAGGCAGAGGGGGTGACGCTGACCAATGCCACTGGAGTGGTGGAGACCACATCCCAGGCTGGGGACCGTGGCAG CGTTAGCAGCTACGACCGGGGCCAGCCTTATGCAACCGAGTGGTCAGATGACGAGAGTGGGAACCCATTTGGGGGCAATGAGGCCAACGGGGGCTCCAACCCCTTCGAGGACGACGCCAAGGGAGTGCGTGTGCGGGCGCTCTACGACTACGACGGCCAGGAGCAGGATGAGCTCAGCTTCAAGGCTG GAGATGAGCTCACCAAGCTGGGCGAGGAGGACGAGCAGGGATGGTGCCGCGGGCGGCTGGACAGTGGGCAGCTGGGCCTCTACCCCGCAAACTACGTGGAGGCCATCTAG